The following proteins are co-located in the Vigna angularis cultivar LongXiaoDou No.4 chromosome 2, ASM1680809v1, whole genome shotgun sequence genome:
- the LOC108322406 gene encoding UDP-glycosyltransferase 73C1 isoform X1, with the protein MYLSFHPKSMPSQEQKLHFVLFPLMAQGHMIPMMDIAKILVQRNIIVTVVTTPHNASRFTSIFDRYIQSGFPIRLVQVQFPCEEAGVPHGCENLDMIPSLGTATGFFQATSLLQQPVEKLFQELTPAPSCIISDMCLPYTSHIAKIFNTPRISFVGVSCFFLLCKHNIMIYNALESITSESDFFVVPGIADKIEITKAQSAQPMNESWKYFSSEIMAAEMDTYGVIMNSFEELEPAYARDYKKVKDDKVWCIGPVSLINKDHLDKVQRGRDSVDESEHIKWLDGQKGGSVIYACLGSLCNLTAPQLIELGLALEASERPFIWVIREGNHSAALEKWIEENGFEERTSCRSLVIRGWAPQLLILSHPAIGGFITHCGWNSTLEAICAGVPMITWPLFADQFLNESFVVHVLKVGVKVGVEIQMTWGKEEEIGVAVKKEDVEKAITEIMDVTSESEERRKRVRELSEMAERAVEKGGSSHSNVTLLIQDIMQKIHI; encoded by the coding sequence ATGTACTTGTCATTTCACCCGAAAAGCATGCCTTCGCAAGAACAAAAGCTACACTTTGTCCTGTTTCCATTGATGGCCCAAGGCCACATGATCCCTATGATGGACATCGCCAAAATATTGGTGCAACGCAATATTATTGTGACAGTAGTCACAACGCCACATAATGCATCTCGTTTCACCTCAATCTTTGATCGTTATATTCAGTCTGGCTTTCCCATCAGATTAGTTCAAGTTCAATTCCCATGTGAAGAAGCAGGAGTACCACATGGGTGTGAGAATCTCGATATGATACCTTCACTAGGCACTGCCACAGGTTTCTTCCAAGCAACAAGCCTTCTGCAACAACCGGTGGAAAAACTATTTCAAGAGTTAACACCAGCACCAAGCTGCATCATATCTGATATGTGCTTACCATATACATCCCACATCGCCAAAATATTCAATACTCCAAGGATTTCTTTTGTCGGAGTAAGTTGCTTTTTTCTTCTGTGTAAGCATAATATAATGATCTATAATGCTCTGGAGAGTATAACGTCTGAGTCCGATTTCTTTGTTGTGCCTGGTATCGCTGACAAAATTGAAATCACCAAAGCCCAGTCTGCACAGCCGATGAATGAAAGCTGGAAATATTTTAGTAGTGAAATTATGGCTGCTGAAATGGATACTTATGGGGTAATCATGAATTCTTTTGAAGAATTGGAGCCAGCATATGCAAGGGATTACAAGAAGGTGAAAGATGATAAAGTGTGGTGCATAGGACCTGTGTCTCTTATTAACAAGGATCACTTGGATAAGGTTCAAAGAGGTAGGGATTCAGTTGATGAATCTGAACATATAAAATGGCTTGATGGTCAGAAGGGAGGGAGTGTAATCTATGCATGCCTTGGAAGCCTGTGCAATTTAACAGCACCCCAGTTGATAGAGCTTGGTTTGGCCTTGGAAGCATCAGAAAGACCCTTCATTTGGGTCATCAGGGAAGGAAATCATTCAGCAGCATTGGAAAAGTGGATCGAGGAAAATGGATTTGAGGAAAGAACAAGTTGTAGAAGCCTTGTGATTCGGGGTTGGGCACCTCAATTGTTAATATTATCACACCCTGCAATTGGAGGGTTCATAACACACTGTGGTTGGAACTCTACCTTAGAAGCCATATGTGCTGGTGTTCCAATGATTACGTGGCCACTGTTTGCGGATCAGTTTTTGAATGAAAGTTTTGTGGTGCACGTTCTAAAAGTTGGAGTGAAGGTTGGGGTGGAAATTCAGATGACATGGGGCAAGGAAGAGGAAATTGGCGTGGCAGTCAAAAAGGAAGACGTTGAAAAGGCAATAACGGAGATAATGGATGTGACAAGTGAaagtgaagaaagaagaaaaagggtcAGAGAATTGAGTGAGATGGCTGAAAGAGCCGTGGAGAAAGGGGGATCCTCTCATTCTAATGTCACCCTGCTCATCCAGGATATCATGCAAAAGATCCATATATAG
- the LOC108322406 gene encoding UDP-glycosyltransferase 73C1 isoform X2 — MNESWKYFSSEIMAAEMDTYGVIMNSFEELEPAYARDYKKVKDDKVWCIGPVSLINKDHLDKVQRGRDSVDESEHIKWLDGQKGGSVIYACLGSLCNLTAPQLIELGLALEASERPFIWVIREGNHSAALEKWIEENGFEERTSCRSLVIRGWAPQLLILSHPAIGGFITHCGWNSTLEAICAGVPMITWPLFADQFLNESFVVHVLKVGVKVGVEIQMTWGKEEEIGVAVKKEDVEKAITEIMDVTSESEERRKRVRELSEMAERAVEKGGSSHSNVTLLIQDIMQKIHI, encoded by the coding sequence ATGAATGAAAGCTGGAAATATTTTAGTAGTGAAATTATGGCTGCTGAAATGGATACTTATGGGGTAATCATGAATTCTTTTGAAGAATTGGAGCCAGCATATGCAAGGGATTACAAGAAGGTGAAAGATGATAAAGTGTGGTGCATAGGACCTGTGTCTCTTATTAACAAGGATCACTTGGATAAGGTTCAAAGAGGTAGGGATTCAGTTGATGAATCTGAACATATAAAATGGCTTGATGGTCAGAAGGGAGGGAGTGTAATCTATGCATGCCTTGGAAGCCTGTGCAATTTAACAGCACCCCAGTTGATAGAGCTTGGTTTGGCCTTGGAAGCATCAGAAAGACCCTTCATTTGGGTCATCAGGGAAGGAAATCATTCAGCAGCATTGGAAAAGTGGATCGAGGAAAATGGATTTGAGGAAAGAACAAGTTGTAGAAGCCTTGTGATTCGGGGTTGGGCACCTCAATTGTTAATATTATCACACCCTGCAATTGGAGGGTTCATAACACACTGTGGTTGGAACTCTACCTTAGAAGCCATATGTGCTGGTGTTCCAATGATTACGTGGCCACTGTTTGCGGATCAGTTTTTGAATGAAAGTTTTGTGGTGCACGTTCTAAAAGTTGGAGTGAAGGTTGGGGTGGAAATTCAGATGACATGGGGCAAGGAAGAGGAAATTGGCGTGGCAGTCAAAAAGGAAGACGTTGAAAAGGCAATAACGGAGATAATGGATGTGACAAGTGAaagtgaagaaagaagaaaaagggtcAGAGAATTGAGTGAGATGGCTGAAAGAGCCGTGGAGAAAGGGGGATCCTCTCATTCTAATGTCACCCTGCTCATCCAGGATATCATGCAAAAGATCCATATATAG
- the LOC108322366 gene encoding LOW QUALITY PROTEIN: UDP-glycosyltransferase 73C2 (The sequence of the model RefSeq protein was modified relative to this genomic sequence to represent the inferred CDS: deleted 1 base in 1 codon) encodes MAFLTPNLHFVLFPLMAQGHMIPMMDIARILAHRGVVVTIFTTPKNASRFNSVLSRAVSSGLQIRHLQLHFPAKEAGLPEGCENFDMVTSMDTMNKMFHAISMLQKSAEELFETLTPKPSCIISDFCIPWTAQLAEKYHIPRISFHGFSCFALHCVLQLHVSEVCESITSESEYFTIPGIPDKIQVTKEQVMITTTSNDEKILLEQMRNADMKSYGAIINTFEELEKAYVRDYKKARNDKLWCFGPVSLCNKDSLDKAQRGNQASINESHYLKWLDLKQPKSVVYVCFGSLCNLIPSQLVELALALEDTKRPFVWVIREGSQFQEVEKWISEEGFEERTKGRGLIIGGWAPQVIILSHPSVGGFITHCGWNSTLEGISAGVPLVTWPLFADQFFNGKLVTDVLKIGVSVGVEVPLKWGEEEKRGVMVKKDDIKRAICMVMDEDGEESKQRRERVCKLSQMGKRAVEEGGSSHLAITSLIQDIMQQSTTKVDAYLRTLEESQFTYKAKFVLL; translated from the exons ATGGCGTTCCTAACACCCAATCTTCACTTCGTCTTGTTTCCCCTAATGGCTCAAGGCCACATGATCCCGATGATGGATATTGCAAGAATATTGGCACATCGTGGTGTAGTTGTTACCATATTCACCACACCAAAAAATGCATCACGTTTCAATTCAGTCCTTTCTCGTGCTGTTTCGTCTGGTCTCCAAATCCGAcatctacaactccattttccAGCAAAAGAGGCAGGACTACCTGAAGGCTGTGAGAATTTCGACATGGTAACATCAATGGATACGATGAACAAAATGTTCCATGCCATCAGCATGCTTCAGAAGTCAGCAGAGGAATTGTTTGAAACGCTAACACCAAAACCAAGTTGCATAATCTCTGACTTCTGCATTCCTTGGACCGCTCAACTAGCTGAAAAGTATCATATTCCAAGGATTTCATTCCACGGATTTTCTTGCTTCGCCCTCCATTGTGTGCTCCAGCTACACGTTTCAGAGGTTTGTGAAAGCATCACTTCAGAATCCGAGTATTTCACTATTCCTGGCATACCTGACAAAATTCAAGTTACCAAAGAGCAGGTTATGATAACCACAACatcaaatgatgaaaaaatattattggagCAGATGCGCAATGCTGATATGAAGTCGTATGGGGCAATCATAAATACTTTTGAAGAGTTGGAGAAAGCATATGTGAGGGATTACAAGAAGGCGAGAAACGATAAGCTTTGGTGCTTTGGTCCAGTTTCATTATGTAACAAAGATAGTTTGGACAAGGCTCAAAGAGGCAACCAGGCCTCAATTAATGAGAGCCATTACTTGAAATGGCTAGATTTGAAGCAACCCAAGTCTGTGGTCTATGTTTGTTTCGGAAGCTTATGCAACTTGATTCCTTCACAGCTTGTGGAGTTGGCCTTGGCCTTGGAAGACACTAAAAGACCATTTGTATGGGTTATTAGGGAGGGAAGTCAGTTCCAAGAAGTAGAAAAGTGGATCTCTGAAGAAGGGTTTGAGGAAAGGACAAAAGGGAGAGGCCTTATAATTGGAGGTTGGGCACCACAAGTAATAATATTATCACATCCTTCCGTTGGAGGATTCATAACGCACTGCGGTTGGAATTCAACACTTGAAGGTATAAGTGCAGGAGTGCCACTTGTTACATGGCCTCTATTTGCTGATCAGTTTTTTAATGGGAAGCTTGTTACTGATGTGTTGAAGATTGGGGTGAGCGTTGGGGTAGAAGTTCCATTGAAGTGGGgagaggaagagaagagagGTGTGATGGTGAAGAAGGATGATATTAAGAGGGCAATATGCATGGTgatggatgaagatggagaagaaagcaaacagagaagagaaagggtaTGCAAATTGAGCCAAATGGGAAAGAGAGCTGTTGAAGAAGGAGGCTCTTCTCATCTTGCCATCACTTCCCTTATCCAAGACATCATGCAACAATCAACTACCAAAGTGGATGCATATTTG CGCACGCTTGAAGAGTCGCAGTTTACATACAAGGCTAAATTTGttttactataa